From the genome of Podospora bellae-mahoneyi strain CBS 112042 chromosome 2, whole genome shotgun sequence:
GTAACGAAGGCGGAGGGCACCagcgatgatggtgttgtacGGCTCCCCCATGAGGTAAGGCTCGCGGCGGCGGGCATCAATGTGAGCATGGCCGCGGAAGAAGGGGTAGAAAGCACCGGCCTGGTACCAACGAGTCAAGAGCTGCTTGTCAGGGTTGCCGAAGAAGCCACCGACGTCAGCGCCGGAGAAGGGGAAGCCGGCGATGTTTTGGGACAAAATCATGGGGATGGATTCTTTGAGATGGCCCCACTCGGCAGTGTTGTCACCGGTCCACATGGCACCGATGCGCTGAGAGCCGGCAAAGAAGGCGCGGGTGAGGACAAATGGACGGCGGAGCTCGCCAGGCTTGCGGGTTTTGAGAGCATGGTGTGTGGCGTTGTGGAAGGTCATGCCGTTAAGGTTGTGGACATCACGATGCTCCCAGTTGCCATCATGAAGGTTGTCCTTGGGCATGGTCGTCTCGGGACCGTTAAAGACCGAAGGCTCATTCATGTCGTTCCAAATCCAGGTGTTCTCCATGGAGCCTTTGAACGAGGCATACTTGAAGAGGGTAGCCCACCACTCACGGGCGGCAGGCTTGAAAGCATCAATCCAGTGGGAGCTGCCTGGCCAGCACCAGCCCTCAAAAATGTTGCcatccttgttcttgacaGCCAAGTCCTTGGACTTGAGCTCGGCAACGACGGGGTAGTTGTCAGTGTTCTTGATATGAGGGTCGATGATAGTGACCAGCTGGCGACCGTGGCTCTCCAACTGCTTGCCCATGCCGATGGGGTCTCTGAAGCTATGCTCATCCCAGGTGAAGTACTTCTTATCATCCGTGTACTCAATATCGAGCCAAATGACATCATAGGGCATCTTGAACTTGTCCATCTTGCGGTCGACATCCTTGACATCCTCGTCCGAGACGTAGTTCCAGCGGCACTGATGGTAACCGAGGGCAAACTCCTGAggcatggtggtggtgccggtgagCTCGCCATATTTGGCGGTAAGATCCTTGGGGGTTGGGCCAAGGAAAACAAAGACGTCCAGAAGACCACTTTCCGAGAACCAGTGAGTGTGGGTGCTGGTTTTGGAGCCAATACCAAGAGACAGGGGGTTCTTGGAgtccttgcccttggtgATATCGACCCAGGTCTCGGCAGCATTGAGCCAGAAAACACCAACGCTGGAGCCCTTGCGGTGGGCCTGCATGAAAGGAATGGAGCCATAAAGCGTCATCGGGCTGTCAAGAATGTACTCGAAAACGTCGGCGTTGTACAGCCTGTAGGGCTCGCTGTAGCTGCCATCCCCGCCGCGAGTGGTCTTCAGTGACAGAGGGCCGGTGTGAGAAGGAATGCCGTAGACATGCTCGAAGCCCGAGAAGGTGATATCGAGGCCAACACTTTCGGGGCCACGAGGCTTCGAATCGGTGTTGCTGCCAAAGGACTCGTCCCACCAGGTGctctcgtcctcgcccttgggttcctcctcatcctccttcttctcttccttgtCCTCCTGGTTCTGCTCGCCCTCGGGGGTGTCCTTGTTCTCAACCGCTGGCTTCTCAATCTTAGGCCTCCAGTGCTCCACGTTCAGCAGCCCCTGGTCATTGAACTTGATCTGGCTGACTCCATCGCGCTTAAAATCGATTCCAAAGGGAGCGAACTTGATGACGGCTTCGAAGTTGGAGGTAGGTCCGTACTTGACAGTGAGCTGTGACTTGTCTTCGAAATCCACCTTGGCTTCCTTGTCAAGTGTTA
Proteins encoded in this window:
- the ROT2 gene encoding glucosidase II (EggNog:ENOG503NUB9; COG:G; CAZy:GH31; BUSCO:EOG09260B3X); translation: MHLSGPLSGRWTAYLGLISTLSGVITPAVAVKEHDFKKCAQSGFCSRNRALADHVLSTNSWSSPYSILPESGSFKDGQYQAVVLKTINDNGDTVRLPLTVSFLESGTARVTIDEEKRQKGEIELRHDSKARKERYNEAEKWVIVGGLTLDKEAKVDFEDKSQLTVKYGPTSNFEAVIKFAPFGIDFKRDGVSQIKFNDQGLLNVEHWRPKIEKPAVENKDTPEGEQNQEDKEEKKEDEEEPKGEDESTWWDESFGSNTDSKPRGPESVGLDITFSGFEHVYGIPSHTGPLSLKTTRGGDGSYSEPYRLYNADVFEYILDSPMTLYGSIPFMQAHRKGSSVGVFWLNAAETWVDITKGKDSKNPLSLGIGSKTSTHTHWFSESGLLDVFVFLGPTPKDLTAKYGELTGTTTMPQEFALGYHQCRWNYVSDEDVKDVDRKMDKFKMPYDVIWLDIEYTDDKKYFTWDEHSFRDPIGMGKQLESHGRQLVTIIDPHIKNTDNYPVVAELKSKDLAVKNKDGNIFEGWCWPGSSHWIDAFKPAAREWWATLFKYASFKGSMENTWIWNDMNEPSVFNGPETTMPKDNLHDGNWEHRDVHNLNGMTFHNATHHALKTRKPGELRRPFVLTRAFFAGSQRIGAMWTGDNTAEWGHLKESIPMILSQNIAGFPFSGADVGGFFGNPDKQLLTRWYQAGAFYPFFRGHAHIDARRREPYLMGEPYNTIIAGALRLRYSLLPSWYTAFHQAHVDGTPIVKPLYYTHPDEEAGFPIDNQFFVGNTGLLVKPVTEENKETQDIFVPDNEVYYDYFTYNVVASGRAGKTVTVAAPLEKLPLLMRGGHIFPRRDIPRRSSQLQKWDDYTLVLTIPKDGKHAEGELYVDDGDSYDFEQGQYINRRFVYDGAAKTITSVDKEGRDTKSVKQGEWLKKYNGVRVDKIVVVGAEEKVWGKKTEVDVVDESGKGAWKAKVEFTPADKAAGRASFAVIKRVGASIGSDWKVEL